taattatcctaaataaaacaaaacaatacaacgaacactataatattaaaatctagtAATTACAAAAATCGCTGTACACTTATtcaaattctttttattttaataaatgttattacttacatatttacaagTTTATTGATTCTTTACTCAAGAGCTAGTGCTCGTGTAGCTTTACACGTTGttcaattgtattgtattgtattgtattgtcacaGAATCTGACAGTACAGTTTATACCATAcctaactagctgtgacccgcggtcgaaaccgcgtaagtccgtatcccgtaggaatatcggtataaaaagtgcctatgtgNNNNNNNNNNNNNNNNNNNNNNNNNNNNNNNNNNNNNNNNNNNNNNNNNNNNNNNNNNNNNNNNNNNNNNNNNNNNNNNNNNNNNNNNNNNNNNNNNNNNNNNNNNNNNNNNNNNNNNNNNNNNNNNNNNNNNNNNNNNNNNNNNNNNNNNNNNNNNNNNNNNNNNNNNNNNNNNNNNNNNNNNNNNNNNNNNNNNNNNNNNNNNNNNNNNNNNNNNNNNNNNNNNNNNNNNNNNNNNNNNNNNNNNNNNNNNNNNNNNNNNNNNNNNNNNNNNNNNNNNNNNNNNNNNNNNNNNNNNNNNNNNNNNNNNNNNNNNNNNNNNNNNNNNNNNNNNNNNNNNNNNNNNNNNNNNNNNNNNNNNNNNNNNNNNNNNNNNNNNNNNNNNNNNNNNNNNNNNNNNNNNNNNNNNNNNNNNNNNNNNNNNNNNNNNNNNNNNNNNNNNNNNNNNNNNNNNNNNNNNNNNNNNNNNNNNNNNNNNNNNNNNNNNNNNNNNNNNNNNNNNNNNNNNNNNNNNNNNNNNNNNNNNNNNNNNNNNNNNNNNNNNNNNNNNNNNNNNNNNNNNNNNNNNNNNNNNNNNNNNNNNNNNNNNNNNNNNNNNNNNNNNNNNNNNNNNNNNNNNNNNNNNNNNNNNNNNNNNNNNNNNNNNNNNNNNNNNNNNNNNNNNNNNNNNNNNNNNNNNNNNNNNNNNNNNNNNNNNNNNNNNNNNNNNNNNNNNNNNNNNNNNNNNNNNNNNNNNNNNNNNNNNNNNNNNNNNNNNNNNNNNNNNNNNNNNNNNNNNNNNNNNNNNNNNNNNNNNNNNNNNNNNNNNNNNNNNNNNNNNNNNNNNNNNNNNNNNNNNNNNNNNNNNNNNNNNNNNNNNNNNNNNNNNNNNNNNNNNNNNNNNNNNNNNNNNNNNNNNNNNNNNNNNNNNNNNNNNNNNNNNNNNNNNNNNNNNNNNNNNNNNNNNNNNNNNNNNNNNNNNNNNNNNNNNNNNNNNNNNNNNNNNNNNNNNNNNNNNNNNaaaaaaaattgtttcaataagAAAGCACTCACAATTATAAGACTTTTAACTTTCAATTTCATGTAATTGTATTTCTTTCTATATCGCTTATTCGGACTTTCATCTTGAACAAAATTCATTGCCTCTTCCTGGTACCTAAAAAATAGACCTACACGCAACTAAATGCTTGTTATTCACATTCGTAAATCGAGAACGTTTATATGGTTCGAGTACTGCTTGTTATACTTACTCtaggtttttaatataaaggttAAAAcgtgacatttaaattttaattagccACAAATTAATCtttctaaataattcaaaataataaaacaattttgatttGGAATGTTGGCactatgtaaaatatacatcacAGATAAAAAACTAGTTACagataactatattataatatgcagAGAAATCAGAAATTCATGTACAAGTACATTATTTACTCTGTGCTCATGGATATAGTAATATAGATGGAACTTAGAACTAAAAcgcttattataaatttaaatttagatgtaatttaaaacttagaGCCTTCTGTAAGATAAGTTTGGCACGCGTTAATTTCGGAgtagttaaatagatgttattatatatatataaacctttgtcttgaatcactctatctattaaaaaaaaacctcatcaaaatccgttgcgtagttttaaagatttaagcatgcATAGGGACATAAGTACAGAGAAagaactttgttttatactatgtagtgatgagtACTTAAAACAGTGAAGTTTTAAGTGACTAAATGCGAACACACCATCATAGAGGGGTTTCTAATTAGACTTCTAAACTAAATAACTCATTCAGTCAAAAACCTTAATGATTTCTGGATTTAGGACGCTACATGCAAATGCGATGCGATTACACTTACTAAAATTCAGTGACGACTAAATTTAGTATAATGTCATAAGTGTGGTTATTAGAAATTTCGGCTGCATAGGtatcacatacatatatatactaaacattataaatacatgtatacaGCGCTCTCTTATTCGCATTGAAATTCGCGTATTCGCGTTAAGAACAGTTTTTCGGACGAACATGAACTTACTGCACGTATGTGTGGTTCGTGGCGACATTCGTATAAGAATGCTTTCTTTAGTTAGGAGAACACGAATGTGTAAAtgtactatattaaaatattgtgataatCTGTGGTACCCCACCTCCTCCCCACCTGGCTGAACCGGTCACCGGCATTTTGACTGcggttatttattgttgttgtttaattGCATGCTTGTTTTATATGATTCAATATAAACTCGATTAACATGTAAAATTCTAGCCATGAGTGGACTCCTTGAATATAGATCTTTTTTCCCCATTGATAGTATTCAAAAGGTGTGTGAATTATTCGAAGAGCAACTGCGTAGCGATAAAGAACCTGATTTGGCTTTGTTTTCGATCATAGTAGGAGCtgttgaaaacaatttaaccAATATAAAAGCTAATGATAAAGATGTAACACTCGCGAATAACaagtttgttaaaattaaattcccgTCGGTAACCTGGGAAGAAGTGAAATCTCTCTATGATCGCTTCGTTACGTTAATGAAAAGTGGGGTTGACGCTAAACTAGTAGCCGGTGAATATTCAAGTAGAGATCTTGTGAAAAGAGTTGCTGATGTCGTGTGGAATTCCCTTACCCGCAGTTACTACAAAGATAGAGCGCACCTTCAGTCTATATACAGTTTTTTAACAGGAAATAAGTTGGATTGCTTTGGTGTGGCATTTGCCGTTACTGCCGCCTGTCAGGTGCTAGGTAAAAATGATGTTCATCTGGCACTATCTGAAGACCATGCTTGGGTGGTATTTGGAAAAGATGGAAAAGAAACTGCAGAGGTAgtttatgatataaacaaattaaatactatttgtctattaatataagaaaaatactaTAAGCTTGGTTAATATGTATCACAGGTAACATGGCATGGCAAAGGTAATGAGGATAAAAGGGGAAGATCTGTGGGAGATGGAGTCTTAGCCCATTCATGGCTCTATGTAGCTGGTAAACCTGTTATTTGCACTCGTGTCATGGAATTGGCAGCCTTAGTATCATCAATTAATCCAACATTAACCCCAACAATCGATGTCCATGAGGTTGCATTAATGCAACACAAGCTTCTTTGGTTGTTATATGAGAAAGGTACATTTTTCTAATGTAGCTACATAGCTACAAAAATGTACACCCACATGGGTGTACATTTTGGTATTAagacaatattatacaatgtttatattaacagCAAGTGTAAactgtaaattatttcttaaattaattgtagGTCACTTACATACATATCCAATGGCATTAGGTAATCTTGGAGATTTGGAGGAATATATGAAATTGTCTAATTGCTCAGAggaaatgaaaaattctaCAATAAATGATGAGAGTGCAAATACCAAAAGCAATACTCCAAGACCAGATTCAGCTGCATTGTATTTACAAGCGATAAGGTCATCCCGGCATCACTATGATGACAGACATGTGTATCCATATACATTTCAAGGAGGCTACTATCACCGTCATAAGATGTACAAAGAAGCATTTCATGCTTGGGCATGCGCTGGGGATGTTATTCGACAGTATGTTATCCttataattagttatatttaatagaaattatgataataaaaacctGTCTAGTAGATGCATATTAATGACCTTCTTTTTCTAGATTAGTTTGGAAAGAATAGCATTACATTGATGAACAagaaatcattaataattaataataattattgataaatttcatGTACCTTTTCGTCTAATTACACAAGATTTAGAGTTGacaatttgttaatattttttctatcacttcagttataattattcaagagACGATGAAGAAATTTACAAGGAATTTTCTGAAATAGCAAATGAACTCATTCCTCAACTAATGAAGGCTGAAAGTTCAGGACACTCTGCAAGATCCATCTTGAAAGATCCAGAATGTTTTGCATCTTTATTAaggtaaaaatgttattaaaataatacacaagcTAGAAACTTTGCTGTAGTTATGGTTTTGTGCATTTTACTTTATGATACGACATCTATTCTTAAACCCACCTGTATCcgtttccttacccttcccagtcctgaATTTCCTTTGTCAATTGTTTCTCTCTGTCTCATACCATTTAAAATAGTCAATCCATTATTAGAAGTGTAAGTTCTGCAAACAACATCACACATCTATAATTGTTCACGGGTGCTCTGGCATTCAAGAATCAGGAAACCCAGAAGGGCTCTACGAACCTTTCCCAaagtcttaaaaaaaaatctatccaATAGTTTAGGTGTTAGCATAAAAGAATGAATTACTCTCCTATTTACTTTATGtagataaagtaaataaagtgAAGATAAAGTTTTTTCATTACTAGTACAGGTtagtaatttaaatctttttgcTATCATTTAACAATTGAATTGACAATTGTGTTAACAAATGTTCGAAATTTCAGATTTTATGATGGCATTTGTAAATGGGAAGAAGGAAGCCAAACTCCTATTTTACATATTGGCTGGGCTAAGCCTCTCGTCAgtacaatttcaaaatttgatGCAGAGGTAAGAGCTcaagtaaatattgtttgcaATACAGAAAATAACCATATTGGTGatgatataaagaaaaacgaaGAAGGTGAAAATAAAGATTCCACAGCCAGCAATGATAGCTGGAATAATGCTTCtgaaaacattgaaatgaCTGTTAGAGAGCAACTTACAGCAGCTGTAAATAGTCGGCCACGCGTGACTTTATATAGCCATAAAATGGCTGCGCTTAAACCTTTATTGTTAGCAGAGAGATTAAATACACATGCGCTGCAGCTGCAACTAACTGCTCAAAGCCAGTTACAGAGGCCTCAAACACAAAGACGTGATGATGACGAAAATTCGGGATCAGTATCGCGCGCAAAACGAGCTCGCCGTGAACGCTGATTTCTCTATGGATTGCAATTGTGATTGAATAAGATGTGCAACTATTTTACGCTTactgataattattttgtactattcttataatgcatatttctttataagcTTAGTGGGATGTAACCTTTAGGGATGTTTTGTGATGACACTTATTGTGTCAGATTGCCATAGAATAGGCCTTAGGGTAAACTAATCACAATGATGaagctttatttttctttatttaggCATTTATGCCAGTATTTGCTGACAAATACTCTATTAAAGAGTGAGTTGAACTTATGATAATGTACAAAGTACAAAcagtattttactatttacattgttataaagttattatctCGTGAGTTTtccattaaatgttattttaataagattttaaaattacaattatataaagagtTTAACTCTGTATTCttgatgttaattattttttttaaactgtctTGCAATACATATtggtattttgtaaaattaactcTACTTAGTAGATGTTTAGTAGTTTAATGTGagtctaaaatattaaaaatcttatttttggtcatgttattttgaaaaaggAATTGTAGTTATAGTAGTTATAGAGAACAGACTTACATTCTCGTTGTTCATTTgcatattacattatacattagCTATTTTGTTCTATAAAAAGGAACTAATTATAAGAAGTCATTCTCAGTGTTAAGCTTAATTctatataatcaatttaattaacaagtacatattcatatttcttatCACCACTTGTCTAGTCTATATCAGTGTGAAGGATCAaggtacatacatttttaaatgatcataaaaaaatatttctataaattattaaaaaaaattaataatttatagatttaataaatcactatAAAGTAATAAGTCATTATAATTTGTCATACGACATTTATAATTGAGATAATATTCtgttgcaataaaaatagttatttgttaaaattaaatgtgtactttacctaaaaaattaataataagcatTTAATCTTTTCAACGGCGTAACGAGAAAATACACATTCGTAGAATCAGAATATGTGTGTATACATTAGATAAATAACTCGAAAGACATTAATTCCTCGTACCTCATAGGTTACAGATGTAGTAATGTATCACTATACAGAACTTTACCCACCGTTAAAACatcgtatattaaaaatattttttttaatccgtccttttttaattttgactcGTACTTTGTtaactataattttgtaataatgtagAAGCATAGACAACATCGTACAATATACAACTAGACTTACAATCATGCCCAAAAGCTGTCCAAAGCAAAGTTCTGCCTACGCGTCTCGTATCTTACGAACATTAAGATAAACTTTGAATGTTACTGTCACGAGgtgttaatttcaataaatgttttatacaatgtcgctcaaacattttataaaatatacatgattTTGAGTCTGGATCTGagtgaatgattttttaaatacattcaatGAAATGCAATGTGTTaatcatatttgaaaatatattataccaataatttattaagtagttttaagtataagtgattttttttaataacaaagaaGTTATATGCGCAGAATGTTATTTAAAGAAGGCGCAGTTTGAGTTATTGATCTTATTACACTTCTAAAAGATGACTGAATTTAGTCACCACTGAATTTTAGGATTGAAACATGCATTGAGGTGTattcgaattatttaaatacttgacttttttaaatagcCATATTTTCCAGGGATAATTCTTTTCAGAAAGGTTGGTGATTttatggattgccgactttttgggaaaggattaagaaagaagatttggcgagaggaataaaggaaaggactgggaagggaaggaaaagaatatgggcctccggctcccccactcaccgaacgaaacacagcagaatgctatttcacaccggtcttctgtgggtgtgtggtacttccccggtgcgagctggcacaattcgtgtcgaagcgtggTCGACTACCACACTGAAAATTGtgataataaagaattaaatattgaatctcAATACGGGTTTTTTACGTACTacagtattttgtttttgaataaacgATGTCCTAAGATTTcacatgtaaaaaaattacggAAGGATTCGATTTCGAATCCATCCGTAATCATTTTTGAATCCGTTGGTTTTAATCACATTAATAATGTCTATTATCTGATTTCATActtaaaattagtataatgTGATCATAAGCATCTTATTTCCAAATATGCTTCTAATTTTAGAAACTAAACTTAGTCAAGTGTAATAAGCTCATATGTTCTGGATAAACgtaaaaagttttaagttttatatatatgtaaaaattaatacattcaaACACATAATTAGTGCtgtaatcaatttataaacatattgcaGTATTATGATCCTATGAGAAATATgcgtaaaaatatatgaacttCAAACATGTTGCATGTCATCTCATTTTTATTAGTGCGCTTTTTCGCTGCTCTTTAAGAGAAACCATGACGAACAATTTTAACTAACTGCTACTACATCATATGCGATGTTCCTTACTAAAAAACACTGTTTGTCAAACCTTGGCTTCTGTTTATACTGtctatgtttttttctatgaCTGGATAAACATGTTGTAAAATTCATGAAGATATAATGATACAAAGTAGAAGTAGTGACAATaagttaaattgtaaatataaagacTGGCGTTTAATAGCTGTAAAAAAATTCTgtctacaattaatatttatcagaaTTTTTCCATTCATTGATCAATATAATACgtagtgtaattttataaatatgttactgGCTAATTTTTATaggaattaaaatttgtgtaaatttaaaagcttaaaattttcagtgagtgaaaaaaaaagaaaatcatgCTAAGCAGGATAGATGTTCTTCCGGCACCtgtgatacaaaaaaaaatctataatgcCTACCAAACATTTTCTTTCCCGCTATGCGTTGTAAGTATTGTCATCAAAATCTGAAGAAAAAAACAGCTTAGAATctgtttttttcttcatattttgAGCGTAACACAAAATGTTACAACTAATGAAATACTATACTTAAATGACCACAgaccattaaaaattatttctttattggtTTGTactcatgaaaatatatttatctagaataaataaataattgttttcttagGTACAggtgtatttatttagatatagtTGCCAaaacgtttgtttttttttttcaaacatcaATAGCACCTATGCTGTGCGTTCTTACCTTATATTGCATCGTTTCAGCGCCATAAGCCATTTTGTGACTTCGTAGATGTTAATTCAGACGGATAAATAATCTAggtttaagtaatattttcatttaaatataatgtaagaatcgatcaaaataaaataagcctTTATTAAAGAtcaaaaaaggtttttatgaatagtatttttcaaaaacataaGACGCGAAATTAAAGACATCTTATAGACGTTCCTATTCTCATTTGGATCGCATAGTTTAATGCactataagtataaatatacattcctctttcgttttaaatatttatatctttccTCTTCAGTATTCAGAATTCTATTCTTAATTCTTGAGCATGATGGGTACATTGCTGGTAaccgaaaaattaaaatataatataacaatgcaTATAGATACCTAccctacataatatatatgatagctcatgataaattaataatgttttaaattatgttaaatctTATAATTGTTCGGTAGTGCTGTTAATgccttttataaattttggactatgtattcatttattgattatgttaatgtataatacgcatttaaaataaagatgattacataattacccttgctttttattttcttcaaaaatgACATTGTTTGTAGCGCCTACTTTAGGCGTTATAGACCTATACTAACCTAACCAgtcatataaaatcaattatcaGTTTCGGTTCGCAAGAAGTGCTAAGATAGATTgtctttgtaaaatttaaaatattatttatcaaaatataggTTAAggtcattttcattttaaaaacctACGAAGGGgtagtaaatttatatagatgaATAGATAAGTCTTCGAAAATTGTTAACGATTTTGTAATGTTGCACAATTTATacgcattttttaattttgcaattatTGAATGAGTCTTAGGCCAGACgcgtaatatatttgtttctattcGGATGTGTTTGtagttatacaaaaaaatatacgagaTTTCTACTTACCTCCAATCAGGGGATGATAGACATACATGAGGGGCGATGAGACGGttgtcgcggacgaattctaACAAGCATCCGTGACCCCTTCACTtatgtggctcgacggaacacagtggggttttagtcgacaggaatccgacataacgcacgacctcttccccggaggccgtgggtatctatgcaagatttccccactgaaaaaaaaacaaagcgtTGTG
Above is a genomic segment from Zerene cesonia ecotype Mississippi chromosome 19, Zerene_cesonia_1.1, whole genome shotgun sequence containing:
- the LOC119834423 gene encoding menin, yielding MSGLLEYRSFFPIDSIQKVCELFEEQLRSDKEPDLALFSIIVGAVENNLTNIKANDKDVTLANNKFVKIKFPSVTWEEVKSLYDRFVTLMKSGVDAKLVAGEYSSRDLVKRVADVVWNSLTRSYYKDRAHLQSIYSFLTGNKLDCFGVAFAVTAACQVLGKNDVHLALSEDHAWVVFGKDGKETAEVTWHGKGNEDKRGRSVGDGVLAHSWLYVAGKPVICTRVMELAALVSSINPTLTPTIDVHEVALMQHKLLWLLYEKGHLHTYPMALGNLGDLEEYMKLSNCSEEMKNSTINDESANTKSNTPRPDSAALYLQAIRSSRHHYDDRHVYPYTFQGGYYHRHKMYKEAFHAWACAGDVIRHYNYSRDDEEIYKEFSEIANELIPQLMKAESSGHSARSILKDPECFASLLRFYDGICKWEEGSQTPILHIGWAKPLVSTISKFDAEVRAQVNIVCNTENNHIGDDIKKNEEGENKDSTASNDSWNNASENIEMTVREQLTAAVNSRPRVTLYSHKMAALKPLLLAERLNTHALQLQLTAQSQLQRPQTQRRDDDENSGSVSRAKRARRER